In Melanotaenia boesemani isolate fMelBoe1 unplaced genomic scaffold, fMelBoe1.pri scaffold_109_ctg1, whole genome shotgun sequence, the DNA window CcggcttttaaaaaaaacagttagaCCCGCTAATTTCAGAGAAAAAGCAGCATAAGAGAGGAGTTAAGGTAGAAACTTGAGTATTATCTCTAATAAATCAATGAAGCAAATGAATCCCTGATCCACTTTCACACAAAGCCTTGTTGCTGGTCAGGAATGCTGAATACAAAAACAACCATGCCCATCCCCCTGGAGCACTTACAGGCTCTAATCTATCACCTTGACCTAAACAATGCAACCCCCCACTCATTTACATCAGGCCCACCGTCAGGTACATAGCTTTGAATAGAAAATCCCCAACAGCCACCTTCACACCTTTTCTTAAGACAAGGCAGGCGATTTAGTCTCCTGCTGCAAGCAGTAACTTGGGGAAAACACTCAGAAACAGTCAAATATTATTCaaaaacatatatttgttttgttctgttttgtataaaaatagaaaaaactgataaaagttAGTATACCTGGCTACAGCTGCTgctaaatgtaatgtaatttgtGGTGTTATGTTTTTCACAATATGGCAATGATGTCACTACTTCCTGAAATAgaaaaaaccaagaaaaagaaTTATCATAAGGCTGATTGAAACTCTGCgctaaaaaaattaagaaacaaCAGCacatgtttgatttgtttaatcAAGTCTTGCTTCATGTAATCCCAAATTCCACAAGATATATTTGCCAACAACATGAAACAATAGATAACGTTCGCATTACCAATCAAAAGTAGTACAACATTAAGTccaacattcatttaaaaggaaatgtcATTCAGACCCTTGGCAATATCCCTTAAAAATATGTCATGCCCCTTGTCAGTTAAATGAACTTTGTCTCTCAGAAATAGCCCTGGCTTGTCAAACAGTATGTCTGAATGATGTACAGTTATCCCATTACAAGCCAAAACAAAAGTATCCATAACACTATTGACAAACTTTCGTGCTTTTTCCATCTTCCCATGGGGGCCATACCTCCAATGACATCTCTGGTTGATAATAGAAAACATAATCTTCATCTGGGGAAAGTTTTTGTGAAGGTAATGCAGGTCCTTCTTCATTGCTTTGACAAGCAGCACACTTTTCACATGACCCAAGTCATTGCCACCACAGTGAATTAGCAGCACATCTGGAGCAGTTCTTCCTTCAAGACACTGGTGGAAAACGTGAAGTAGGGAGTTCCAACACATGCCACCCCTGCCAAACCACTTGATATGGGCGCATACACCAAGGTTGGTCCCGATGGTCTCTCTTGCACGGTCTTTGCTGCGTTGAATGTAACTGTCACCCACAATCCAGactgtgttttctgttaatggataaaaagttaCAGAAGTTTTACTGGAATATACTTGAAAGGTAGTGTGTGATGCTCATGATAGTTATAGTGTTTCATTTCTCATTCAGGAGTAGCAtcataatttacaaaaacataatttacacCTAAAAGATTAATGACAAATTTCAACAAATGGTCATGATATAAACTAGCGACAGCTCTTCAGCTactgaaactttgttttttactttcagGATGAAACACATTCAAAATTAATGTCCACAACTGTACCTTTCTTCTGCTGTGTGAATGTTCTGCTTGACTGTGCATCTCTTTGTTTAGGAGGAACAACTTGAACAACTGATTTGACTTTCctggaaagaaatgaaaagaaaaaaggattaTGAAGTAGGGAAGTTTGTTACCACAATAGACATTTTCATTGCAGCACTTTAAGTAAATGGGGTGACTAGCTATCAACATTTTTATACTCTAAATGGTCAACACTTGTAAATCACTTTTTGTGaggataaaaacatttacaatgaACATCTTACCTCATCTTGTATAGAAGATTTTCTGTCTCTTAAATGACTTCCAAATTCCACCAAGGACAAGTGAACTCTGAGTGGGGAAACTCTGCAAGTCTGGACAGTCCAAAATAACACTGGCGGGACTACAGAGGGTTCATTTTATCCTCCTGGCCTGGAATGTGGTCTGACCAGTATAAAGCTTGAGGAGTTGTCGTCACAGCGCATTGCCCCACCCCCCTGGCCGGCTTTCCGCCATGTTTGCGATACACTCTCTCCCAGGCTGAGTCGAGTTATAGCGGTTGTGAGTCGAGATGGGCTGAGTTGAGTGATCTTTAGTCAATATGACAGGATTAAATTGTTGTGTAAAGGAGTGTTCCAGGTATTCACTCTCCCATGAGGGTGAATACAAGAACAAATTACGGTTTTTCAAGATCCCTAATGTGAGAAAAAATGAAGGAGCGAAAGGTGCTGAAGTTACAAAGAGGCGCAGAATGGCCTCCCTACCAgcacaaaacaaataactttagaagaaaataaacctATGAATATTTCTTGTTAGCACTAGTAGCTAGCTAAGGCaggtttcattcattcatctcatCTTCGCGTGGATGATAATGTCACAGAAGCACAGCTGGCAGATGTGGATATCATATACCAACCCCTAGAAAAATTGCTTGTAGCTTTTCAGTGATTTGTAGTTTTGGAATTCTGTCAACGTTTAATAAGTTATTCTGAATACTAAATAATTTACAATATCTCCATGGAGGACAGGACATAGACAGTCTAGATTGTTGTCCCATTCTGATTTTTCGAGCTCATAAGAGTCCAGTCCCGCTATGTCCCTTAATTTTTCCAGATATCTTTTTTAGCACTAGGTAGTAAATTTTCTCTGTATGGCACCTTttctttaactctttttttcttcataaattaAACTCCCACTTAGGGTTGCCACCTTtcagaaaatcagaaataaaaaacgGGCGCCTACCGCAACTCCTACGGTCCATGATTATGACTGGGTGATATCCCCTATAATcaatattacatttaatttaatatgttcCCTTTATTACAGTCAATAagcaattattttttatgttttttttatttattgcatataTCTCTACAATAGAAGAGCAGGTCAGTATTcccaaaaaacaagaaaaagaataagTCTATGTAGAAATCCCTAACTGTAATGTCATTGCTTCTGAGTTCTGATCTTCCTCTTGAAAGCTTGAATGTTCGtgttttcctgtaaatattTTGAATTGCTTATAACCacatctttatcttttttgttgAGTTAAATTTAGtaaatgacatgaaaataaGAGAATGAAAAATATACTAAATAGAAACTGTGCTTATTTTGGATggtttattgatgttttttaaacaacattgtagaaaacaaacaatatttacacgtatttgcagtgtttgtgtgtgcgtgtttgacATCACAAAGCTTTTTCTTTCAGGTCTGAGTAGACCTGGCACACCCGTCGCACTTCTTTGCACTTGTAAACTTATAGCAGTGAACACAGCGAACAGTAGCAGGGTTCTTTCTGCACTGGTGCTGGACTTGgcacttcttcctttttttaagttttttgagTTCATCTAGTGTGAATTTGGTTGTTCAGGGCTGCCATGTCAACCATGTTATAGAATAAAGCAACTGGCCATCTTCACAGTCTGGCCAAAGGCAAATAAATAGAGAGCTTTACTGACATAAACATAACTATATTTTAAAGACATGAAAGCATTGTTTCTGGTATTTATAGCAATATACTAAATTTTAGTAgttatttttctccattttcatccacaacaaaaacaaatatatatttttaaatggtcCTTGATTATGTTTCCAAATGTGGCCTATAGCCACTATTGTTGCCCTCAAGTGACAAAGATTGGATATATTCCTGCCAGTGTAAACACCTCAAACCTGATTATTTATACCGGACATCCAGCCGGCGAGTGGTGCAGTGTTACTGAAGCCCAGAAGCTCCGTCACATCACGCTTCTCTATAGTTAAACAGGCTGCTACAGCGGATTATCTGGGCAGGACGTCGGTGGATGAAAAGCAAAGTGGATCCGACCAAttttgctgcagcagctgtagCCAGGTATACTaacttttatcagttttttct includes these proteins:
- the LOC121636124 gene encoding uncharacterized protein LOC121636124 produces the protein MRKVKSVVQVVPPKQRDAQSSRTFTQQKKENTVWIVGDSYIQRSKDRARETIGTNLGVCAHIKWFGRGGMCWNSLLHVFHQCLEGRTAPDVLLIHCGGNDLGHVKSVLLVKAMKKDLHYLHKNFPQMKIMFSIINQRCHWRYGPHGKMEKARKFVNSVMDTFVLACNGITVHHSDILFDKPGLFLRDKVHLTDKGHDIFLRDIAKGLNDISF